One Mycolicibacterium crocinum DNA window includes the following coding sequences:
- a CDS encoding SDR family NAD(P)-dependent oxidoreductase: protein MEISGKKVVVIGGASGFGRASAERLAAQGAKVAILDREGTDGPEVASGVGGPFIPVDVTDFAGTEKVLQQAVDELGGLHVVLTTAGGGVAEKTFGKNGPHALETFQSTINLNLIASFNISRLAAAHMANNEPEDEERGVIINTASIAAFEGQIGQVAYTAAKAGIAGMCLTMARDLGPVGIRALAIAPSLFATGLTKGIPDEFAKALTKDAAFPKRLGRPEEFAMLVSAIVENPMLNGQCIRLDAGQRFAPK, encoded by the coding sequence ATGGAGATCTCGGGCAAGAAGGTCGTCGTCATCGGTGGCGCATCGGGCTTCGGGCGGGCGAGCGCTGAGCGGCTGGCCGCCCAGGGCGCCAAGGTGGCGATCCTCGACCGCGAAGGTACCGACGGCCCCGAGGTCGCGTCCGGTGTCGGCGGCCCCTTCATCCCGGTTGACGTCACCGACTTCGCGGGCACCGAGAAGGTCCTGCAGCAGGCAGTCGACGAGCTGGGTGGTCTGCACGTCGTGCTGACCACCGCCGGCGGTGGTGTCGCGGAGAAGACGTTCGGCAAGAACGGCCCGCACGCCCTCGAGACCTTCCAGAGCACGATCAACCTGAACCTGATCGCGAGCTTCAACATCAGCCGCCTCGCGGCCGCGCACATGGCCAACAACGAGCCCGAGGACGAGGAGCGCGGCGTCATCATCAACACCGCCTCGATCGCCGCGTTCGAAGGCCAGATCGGCCAGGTCGCCTACACCGCAGCCAAGGCCGGCATCGCAGGCATGTGCCTGACCATGGCCCGCGACCTGGGGCCGGTCGGCATCCGCGCGCTGGCCATCGCGCCGAGCCTGTTCGCCACCGGTCTGACCAAGGGCATCCCCGACGAGTTCGCCAAGGCGCTCACCAAGGACGCCGCCTTCCCGAAGCGGCTGGGCCGGCCCGAGGAATTCGCCATGCTGGTCTCCGCGATCGTCGAGAACCCGATGCTCAACGGCCAGTGCATCCGCCTGGACGCCGGGCAGCGCTTCGCCCCCAAGTAA
- a CDS encoding acyl-CoA dehydrogenase — translation MGIALTDDHRELSEVARSFLTTQKARAAARALLADDAEEARPPFWTELAGLGWLGLHVDEQYGGSGFGLPELVVVVDELGRAVAPGPFVPTVVASALVSAVGSDEQKARLLPGLVDGSVTAAIGFGGDVTLSGETASGDAGVVLGAGLADLLVVTAGDDVLLVERGADGVSVDLPGSLDRARRSGRVSLRDVSVAGNVLTGALPVAVALARTLFSAEAAGGASDCVDTAVEYAKVREQFGRTIATFQAIKHHCADMIVGSESAVAAAWDAARAFTDDQKQFELVAAAAAALAFPAYVRNAELNIQVHGGIGFTWEHDAHLHLRRALTVQAVLGGDGPVTDVFTLTQSGVSRANSLDLPAEADELRTQIRSDAAELAKLDEKAQLDELIASGYVMPHWPKPWGRAAGAVEQLLIEEEFAAAGIKRPDYGITGWVILTLIQHGTPSQIERFVEKALRKDEIWCQLFSEPSAGSDAAAVKTRATRVDGGWKITGQKVWTSGAHYCKRGLATVRTDFEVPKHAGITTVILDMEAPGVEVRPLRQITGGADFNEVFFNDVFVPDEDVVGEPNAGWTVARATLGNERVSIGGGAGTIAPAAAWLVSLTKAHGDRVAGAVQWVGRFLARDQALRLLNLRRVVRALEGAGPGPEGNITKLILAEQFQEQGTIAAALVGPDAALDGGEGEMAGRTALGSRALSIAGGTSEITRNQIAERILGMPRDPLIK, via the coding sequence ATGGGTATCGCACTGACCGACGACCACCGTGAACTCAGCGAGGTGGCGCGCTCGTTCCTGACCACGCAGAAGGCCAGAGCGGCGGCGCGTGCACTGCTCGCCGACGACGCCGAGGAGGCGCGTCCGCCGTTCTGGACCGAGCTGGCCGGCTTGGGCTGGCTCGGCCTGCACGTCGACGAGCAGTACGGCGGTTCGGGTTTCGGCTTGCCGGAACTGGTGGTCGTCGTCGACGAGCTCGGCCGCGCGGTGGCGCCGGGCCCGTTCGTGCCGACCGTCGTCGCATCGGCGTTGGTGTCGGCGGTCGGAAGCGACGAGCAGAAGGCGCGTCTGCTGCCGGGGTTGGTCGACGGATCAGTCACTGCGGCAATCGGATTCGGCGGCGATGTCACGCTCTCCGGTGAAACGGCGAGTGGCGATGCCGGTGTGGTCCTCGGCGCCGGGCTGGCTGATCTCTTGGTGGTGACCGCCGGTGATGACGTGCTGCTGGTGGAGCGCGGCGCCGACGGGGTCTCGGTCGACCTGCCGGGCAGCCTCGACCGGGCCCGGCGCTCCGGGCGGGTCTCGCTGCGCGACGTCTCGGTGGCCGGCAACGTGCTGACCGGCGCTCTCCCTGTCGCAGTTGCGTTGGCCCGCACCCTGTTTAGTGCCGAGGCCGCGGGCGGGGCCTCGGACTGTGTGGACACCGCCGTCGAATATGCCAAGGTGCGTGAGCAATTCGGCCGCACCATCGCGACGTTCCAGGCGATCAAGCATCACTGCGCGGACATGATCGTCGGCTCGGAGTCCGCGGTTGCCGCCGCCTGGGACGCCGCCCGCGCTTTCACCGACGATCAGAAGCAGTTCGAACTGGTGGCCGCTGCCGCGGCGGCGCTGGCCTTCCCGGCGTATGTTCGTAACGCGGAGTTGAACATTCAGGTGCACGGGGGCATCGGCTTCACCTGGGAGCACGACGCGCATCTGCATCTGCGACGCGCGCTGACCGTGCAGGCGGTACTCGGCGGAGATGGCCCGGTGACCGATGTGTTCACCCTGACCCAGTCCGGCGTCAGCCGGGCCAACAGTCTTGACCTGCCAGCTGAAGCCGACGAGCTGCGCACCCAAATCCGTTCCGACGCAGCCGAACTCGCCAAGCTCGACGAGAAGGCACAACTCGACGAGTTGATAGCCAGCGGGTACGTGATGCCGCACTGGCCCAAGCCCTGGGGTCGCGCCGCCGGTGCCGTCGAACAGCTGCTGATCGAGGAGGAGTTCGCCGCCGCCGGTATCAAGCGGCCGGACTACGGGATCACCGGCTGGGTGATCCTGACGCTGATCCAGCACGGAACCCCTTCGCAGATCGAGCGGTTCGTCGAGAAGGCGCTGCGCAAAGACGAGATCTGGTGCCAGCTGTTCTCCGAGCCGTCGGCGGGCTCGGATGCCGCGGCGGTCAAGACCCGCGCCACCCGGGTCGACGGCGGCTGGAAAATCACCGGGCAGAAGGTGTGGACCAGCGGGGCGCACTACTGCAAGCGCGGCCTGGCCACCGTCCGCACCGACTTCGAGGTGCCCAAGCACGCCGGCATCACGACGGTGATCCTCGACATGGAGGCGCCGGGCGTCGAGGTGCGACCGCTGCGCCAGATCACCGGTGGCGCCGACTTCAACGAAGTGTTCTTCAACGACGTGTTTGTGCCCGACGAGGATGTGGTCGGCGAGCCCAACGCCGGCTGGACCGTCGCGCGGGCCACCCTCGGCAATGAGCGGGTCAGCATCGGCGGCGGGGCGGGCACGATCGCGCCGGCGGCGGCCTGGCTGGTGTCGCTGACCAAGGCCCACGGTGACCGGGTCGCCGGCGCCGTCCAGTGGGTCGGTCGGTTCCTGGCCAGGGATCAGGCGCTGCGTCTGCTGAACCTGCGCCGTGTGGTTCGTGCGCTGGAAGGCGCCGGACCCGGGCCGGAAGGCAACATCACCAAACTGATTCTGGCCGAACAGTTTCAGGAGCAGGGAACCATCGCCGCGGCACTGGTCGGCCCGGATGCGGCACTCGACGGTGGCGAGGGCGAGATGGCGGGCCGCACCGCGCTGGGGTCCCGCGCACTGTCCATCGCCGGCGGCACATCGGAGATCACCCGCAACCAGATCGCTGAGCGCATCCTCGGTATGCCGCGTGACCCGCTGATCAAGTAA
- a CDS encoding neutral zinc metallopeptidase, with protein sequence MRIRGLALAMLAVVLAACGGAPKPGVPTSEAAKADDIKITGDASTPVNKLAISAIADLQKYWAEEYPKLYGSDYKPVAGGFFAVVPSSMKLPPCVSDADEIRGNAFYCPSKDVVAWDSENLLPDLQSRFGDFVIPIVLAHEWGHAIQDRSNFTARTVTKELQADCFAGGWAKHAKDAGVYKVNAADMDNALAGILELRDSPGSSKIDPSAHGSGFDRVSAFQDGFDNGPTACKAYRDDDPVVLELPFQTAEDEASGGELSYDSIVNDVPYDIEDYWAHVYPELTDGEAWVPVKGLEPFDPSNPPMCGNTRAEGYALFYCVPDDYIGWDNESMRAVYNKGHDYAVATLIATQFGLAAMTRANDKSDDKTQSLRGDCFAGAYTASVLLQNRKDTSSFGISPGDLDEAITALLVFRGDGDVERQGAGLERIRHFRTGVLDGAGACLKD encoded by the coding sequence ATGCGAATCAGAGGTCTGGCACTGGCCATGCTCGCCGTCGTCCTGGCTGCCTGCGGCGGAGCGCCCAAACCTGGCGTCCCCACGTCTGAAGCCGCCAAGGCAGACGACATCAAGATCACCGGAGATGCGTCCACTCCGGTGAACAAGCTCGCGATCTCGGCGATCGCCGACCTGCAGAAGTACTGGGCTGAGGAGTACCCGAAGCTCTACGGCAGCGACTACAAGCCGGTGGCGGGTGGCTTCTTTGCCGTCGTCCCGTCGTCGATGAAACTCCCACCGTGTGTGTCAGACGCCGACGAAATTCGCGGCAATGCGTTCTATTGCCCGTCCAAAGACGTCGTGGCCTGGGATTCCGAGAACCTGCTGCCCGACTTGCAGTCCAGATTCGGTGATTTCGTCATCCCGATCGTGCTGGCCCACGAGTGGGGACACGCCATTCAGGACCGGTCCAATTTCACCGCGCGCACGGTCACCAAGGAATTGCAGGCCGACTGCTTCGCCGGCGGCTGGGCCAAGCACGCCAAAGACGCGGGCGTCTATAAGGTCAACGCCGCTGACATGGACAATGCCCTCGCCGGCATCCTGGAACTGCGGGACTCCCCGGGGAGCAGCAAGATCGACCCGTCGGCGCACGGCAGCGGCTTCGACCGGGTCAGCGCCTTCCAGGACGGCTTCGATAACGGCCCCACCGCCTGCAAGGCGTACCGCGACGACGATCCTGTGGTTCTCGAGCTGCCCTTCCAGACCGCTGAGGACGAGGCCTCCGGCGGTGAACTGTCGTACGACTCGATTGTCAACGACGTGCCCTACGACATCGAGGACTACTGGGCGCACGTCTATCCCGAACTTACCGACGGTGAGGCGTGGGTGCCGGTGAAGGGCCTGGAGCCGTTCGACCCGTCCAACCCGCCGATGTGCGGCAATACCCGCGCCGAGGGCTATGCGCTGTTCTATTGCGTCCCAGACGATTACATCGGCTGGGACAACGAGTCGATGCGAGCTGTGTACAACAAGGGCCACGACTACGCGGTCGCGACATTGATCGCGACGCAGTTCGGACTGGCAGCGATGACCCGGGCCAACGACAAGTCCGACGACAAGACCCAGTCGCTGCGGGGCGACTGCTTCGCGGGGGCCTACACCGCCAGCGTCCTGCTGCAGAACCGGAAAGACACCAGCAGCTTCGGTATCTCACCCGGCGACCTCGACGAGGCCATCACCGCGCTGCTGGTGTTCCGCGGCGATGGCGATGTCGAACGTCAGGGCGCCGGCCTCGAACGGATCCGGCACTTCCGCACCGGCGTACTCGACGGCGCGGGTGCCTGCCTGAAGGACTGA
- a CDS encoding IS30 family transposase, with translation MARLVLEAKKRLFWQRVREGLLPGDASEAAGVSATCGRRWFREAGGVKPAVSKLNTCGPRPRLTLEERIEIQAGVHANDSIRSIAGRLNRAPSTIKREIDNNTELRTRKNPKKSGYRRKDAFGARQSGSSAKVDYRALSAHDRSADRARRPKPSKLAGNDTLREQVQSRLESRHSPEQIALRLRFDFPDDPEMWVSHEAIYQALYVQGRGALRRELHQCLRTKRAIRRPQHQPGTRPGRIPNMINISERPADVNDRAVPGHWEGDLIMGSTASNSAIGTLVERATRFVMLLHLPDGHTAEAVQDAIVAKITELPEHLRLSLTWDQGKEMANHRAITEATDLDIYFCDPHSPWQRGSNENTNGLLRQYFPKGTDLSLWGPGYLDQVASELNGRPRKTLGWRTPAEALNELLSNPPTVASTP, from the coding sequence ATGGCTCGATTGGTGTTGGAGGCGAAGAAGCGGTTGTTTTGGCAGCGGGTCCGGGAGGGCTTGCTGCCGGGGGATGCCAGCGAGGCTGCGGGCGTGTCGGCAACCTGCGGGCGGCGGTGGTTCCGCGAGGCTGGCGGTGTGAAACCCGCTGTGAGCAAACTGAACACCTGCGGTCCGCGCCCACGGCTGACCCTTGAGGAACGCATCGAGATCCAGGCCGGTGTCCACGCGAACGATTCGATACGGTCGATCGCGGGCCGGCTGAACCGGGCACCTTCGACGATCAAGCGCGAGATCGATAACAACACCGAACTGCGCACCCGCAAGAATCCGAAGAAATCCGGGTATCGACGCAAGGACGCCTTCGGTGCCCGCCAAAGCGGTTCCTCGGCGAAAGTGGACTATCGCGCACTATCCGCCCACGACCGCAGTGCCGATCGCGCGCGGCGCCCCAAACCGAGCAAGCTGGCCGGAAATGACACACTGCGCGAGCAGGTGCAGAGTCGATTGGAGTCACGGCACAGCCCCGAGCAGATCGCGCTGCGGCTGCGCTTCGACTTTCCCGATGATCCGGAGATGTGGGTGTCACACGAAGCCATCTACCAGGCCCTCTACGTGCAAGGACGCGGGGCACTGCGCCGCGAATTGCACCAGTGCCTGCGCACCAAACGGGCCATCCGACGGCCCCAGCATCAGCCCGGAACCCGGCCCGGTCGCATCCCGAACATGATCAACATCAGCGAACGCCCCGCCGACGTCAACGACCGCGCCGTGCCCGGCCACTGGGAAGGCGACCTCATCATGGGCAGCACCGCGTCGAACTCGGCGATCGGCACCCTGGTCGAACGTGCCACCCGGTTCGTGATGCTGCTGCACCTGCCCGACGGCCATACCGCCGAAGCTGTCCAGGACGCAATCGTCGCCAAGATCACCGAATTGCCCGAGCATCTACGCCTGTCGTTGACCTGGGATCAAGGCAAGGAGATGGCCAACCACCGTGCCATCACCGAGGCCACCGATCTCGACATCTACTTCTGCGACCCGCACTCACCGTGGCAGCGCGGCAGTAACGAGAACACCAATGGGCTTCTACGGCAGTACTTCCCGAAGGGGACCGACCTGTCCCTCTGGGGCCCCGGCTACCTCGACCAGGTCGCCTCCGAACTCAATGGCCGACCCCGAAAGACACTGGGATGGAGAACCCCAGCCGAGGCGCTGAACGAACTACTCTCAAATCCACCCACCGTTGCATCGACCCCTTGA
- a CDS encoding NAD-dependent epimerase/dehydratase family protein — protein sequence MAGTDKLVLGASGFLGSHVTRQLVERGDNVRVMLRRSSSTRAIDDLPVQRFYGDIFDDAALKEAMDGCDVVYYCVVDTRAHLRDPAPLYRTNVEGLSHVLDAAVNADLRKFVFTSTIGTIGLGDGGVVNEDTPFNWGSKAGGYIGSRVAAEKLVLDYCRDKALPAVALCVSNTYGAGDWQPTPHGSLVAAAAAGKLPFYMDGMATEVVGITDAARALLLAADHGRVGERYIISERYLSYRELYETAARAAGRPAPRWGIPTPVMKAVGVLGGVAAALTRRDLPLNPTTVRLMGIMAPMDHSKAVRELGWQPRDVHESIREAVEFFDRRRRERQGR from the coding sequence GTGGCGGGCACCGACAAACTGGTTCTGGGTGCGAGCGGTTTCCTCGGCTCACATGTGACGCGGCAGTTGGTCGAGCGCGGCGACAACGTCCGGGTGATGCTGCGCCGCAGCAGCTCGACCCGCGCCATCGACGACCTGCCAGTGCAGCGTTTCTACGGCGACATCTTCGACGACGCGGCGCTCAAGGAAGCGATGGACGGCTGCGACGTCGTCTACTACTGCGTCGTCGACACCCGGGCCCACCTGCGCGACCCCGCGCCCTTGTACCGCACCAACGTCGAGGGGCTGAGTCATGTCCTCGACGCCGCGGTGAATGCCGATCTACGAAAGTTCGTGTTCACCAGCACAATCGGCACCATCGGGCTGGGGGACGGCGGAGTCGTCAACGAGGACACCCCGTTCAACTGGGGCAGCAAGGCCGGCGGCTACATCGGCTCACGGGTCGCGGCCGAGAAGCTGGTGCTGGACTACTGCCGCGACAAGGCGCTGCCCGCCGTCGCGCTGTGCGTGTCCAACACCTACGGCGCCGGAGATTGGCAGCCCACCCCGCACGGGTCGCTGGTGGCCGCCGCCGCTGCCGGCAAGTTGCCCTTCTATATGGATGGAATGGCGACCGAGGTCGTCGGCATCACCGACGCCGCCCGCGCGCTGCTGCTGGCCGCCGACCACGGCCGGGTGGGAGAGCGCTACATCATCTCCGAGCGTTATCTGTCCTACCGGGAGCTCTACGAGACGGCGGCACGCGCCGCCGGTCGGCCGGCGCCACGGTGGGGCATTCCCACGCCGGTGATGAAGGCGGTCGGGGTCCTCGGCGGGGTCGCCGCCGCGCTAACCCGGCGTGACCTGCCGTTGAATCCGACGACCGTGCGGCTGATGGGCATCATGGCGCCGATGGACCACAGCAAGGCGGTCCGCGAACTGGGCTGGCAGCCGCGCGACGTCCACGAGTCGATCCGGGAGGCGGTCGAGTTCTTCGATCGCCGTCGACGCGAGCGTCAGGGTCGCTGA
- a CDS encoding SpoIIE family protein phosphatase, translated as MIASRVRDRIGFGAGLFGWVALPYLAGSVLSWQTFGGGIGPAFFPAAGVTVAAMLLTKRTMWPVIVAAIVIAELAVDLRYGAGWQTSVGFAVANSVEPLVGASLVLAWCKGPPDLRKREDLARFVAGAMMLGPLVGGVIGGVTTALRDQVDWPMAIVHWWAGDAVGVLLIGAPILLWPLQSPILRSRMLETMAVLTGMAVLTVVSFRLELPPALFLLPVMAWAALRLDMLGAALCGGALTFTANGMANAGYTTFENLDLHRPGQLAIAQAFIAVVVLVAMLTAQEAAGRVTAVQQRQAERRERERLETLANLGQMLSGALTQNQIGDAVLSQVINEAGAQALAVALLNDDGTALDWLAMGGYPDFAAYQFHDSVALGEPTAATDAVRTGQPVIIRTVAEYRRRYPANAKWMVASGGAAVVSWPLTAGGKAIGALVLAWADTQPLDTAQLAYTSAVATMIAQALVRARIYADEHARAAVLQAAVLPTSPAPIDGVEVGVSYEPADLVQGLGGDWYDALELPHGRTYLAVGDVVGHGLPAVEDMAQLRSAGRALALQGLPPAQLLVALNAFTRHASNGKFATMGVAVLDPASATLSYASAGHPPPLLRRASTGTVIRLSGAHGPVLGPIARASYSEGNVEVVEGDIFVMYTDGLIERRGQDIESGMQRVEQYVADWSGDEALPSACRELTQTVAPPPRNDDVCVVAVRFGTSLGDNDSQGSDPA; from the coding sequence ATGATCGCTTCGAGAGTGCGCGACCGGATCGGATTCGGCGCCGGCTTGTTCGGCTGGGTCGCACTGCCCTACCTCGCCGGTTCGGTGTTGTCCTGGCAGACTTTCGGAGGCGGGATCGGGCCCGCGTTCTTCCCGGCGGCCGGCGTGACGGTCGCGGCCATGCTGCTGACCAAGCGGACCATGTGGCCGGTGATCGTGGCCGCGATCGTCATCGCGGAGCTTGCCGTCGACCTTCGCTACGGCGCCGGATGGCAGACGTCGGTGGGGTTCGCGGTGGCCAACTCGGTGGAGCCACTTGTCGGCGCCTCGCTGGTACTGGCCTGGTGCAAGGGGCCGCCGGACCTCCGTAAACGCGAGGACCTGGCCCGGTTCGTGGCCGGAGCCATGATGCTGGGCCCCCTCGTCGGCGGCGTGATCGGCGGGGTGACGACTGCGCTGCGCGACCAGGTCGACTGGCCGATGGCGATAGTGCACTGGTGGGCCGGTGACGCCGTCGGCGTCCTGCTGATCGGCGCGCCGATCCTGTTGTGGCCGTTACAGTCCCCCATCCTGCGGTCGCGGATGCTGGAGACGATGGCCGTCCTGACCGGGATGGCGGTTCTGACGGTGGTGTCGTTCCGGCTCGAGCTTCCGCCCGCATTGTTCCTGCTGCCCGTGATGGCCTGGGCGGCGTTGCGGCTCGACATGCTCGGGGCGGCGCTGTGTGGCGGGGCGCTGACCTTCACCGCCAACGGCATGGCCAACGCCGGATACACGACGTTCGAGAACCTCGACCTGCACCGGCCGGGTCAGCTGGCCATCGCCCAGGCATTCATCGCCGTCGTCGTCCTCGTCGCGATGCTGACCGCCCAGGAGGCCGCGGGCCGGGTCACCGCGGTCCAGCAACGCCAGGCCGAACGGCGTGAGCGAGAGCGCCTGGAGACGCTGGCCAACCTCGGCCAGATGCTCTCCGGTGCACTGACGCAGAACCAGATCGGTGACGCCGTTCTCTCACAGGTGATCAACGAGGCGGGCGCACAGGCACTCGCGGTGGCGCTCCTCAACGACGACGGCACCGCACTCGATTGGCTGGCGATGGGGGGTTACCCCGATTTTGCGGCCTACCAGTTCCACGACAGTGTGGCGCTGGGCGAGCCGACCGCGGCTACCGACGCGGTCCGCACGGGGCAGCCGGTGATCATCCGGACGGTCGCCGAGTATCGCCGGCGCTACCCGGCCAATGCCAAGTGGATGGTCGCCAGCGGCGGCGCGGCTGTGGTGAGTTGGCCGTTGACGGCGGGCGGCAAAGCCATTGGGGCGCTGGTGTTGGCGTGGGCCGACACCCAGCCGCTGGATACCGCGCAACTCGCCTACACCTCCGCGGTGGCCACCATGATTGCGCAGGCGCTCGTGCGCGCGCGGATCTACGCCGACGAACACGCCCGCGCAGCGGTATTGCAGGCTGCGGTGCTACCGACCAGCCCGGCCCCGATCGACGGGGTGGAGGTCGGGGTGAGCTATGAACCCGCCGATCTGGTGCAAGGTCTCGGCGGTGACTGGTACGACGCGCTCGAATTGCCGCATGGCCGAACATATCTCGCGGTCGGCGATGTGGTGGGCCACGGCCTTCCCGCCGTGGAGGACATGGCGCAACTGCGCAGCGCGGGGCGGGCGCTGGCCCTGCAGGGTCTGCCCCCGGCCCAGTTGCTGGTGGCGCTCAACGCGTTCACCCGCCACGCCAGCAACGGCAAGTTCGCGACAATGGGTGTGGCAGTGCTGGATCCGGCGTCGGCCACCTTGAGTTACGCCTCGGCCGGTCATCCGCCGCCGCTGCTGCGGCGCGCGTCGACCGGCACGGTCATCCGGCTGTCCGGGGCGCACGGCCCGGTGCTGGGCCCGATCGCGCGCGCCTCCTACAGCGAAGGCAATGTCGAGGTCGTCGAAGGGGACATTTTCGTCATGTACACCGATGGGCTCATCGAGCGGCGTGGTCAGGACATCGAATCCGGAATGCAGCGCGTGGAACAGTACGTCGCGGACTGGAGCGGTGACGAGGCGCTGCCGTCGGCCTGCCGGGAACTCACCCAGACGGTGGCGCCGCCGCCGCGTAACGACGATGTCTGCGTGGTCGCAGTACGGTTCGGAACCAGCTTGGGGGACAACGACTCCCAGGGATCTGATCCCGCGTGA
- a CDS encoding phosphotransferase family protein has protein sequence MDDRAAEVPGTLDAAAVAALSAWVRGQGIGSGVSDLEPLAGGTQNVVVRLRVDGRPLVLRRPPPHPRPNSNRTMQREIAVLQTLAGSAVPHPEFVAGCDDLDVLGVVFYVMEDVDGFNPATEVASAYVADSRLRHQVGLNYAADLARLSAAPWQGRPLQQLHRPGSFLARQVPNFLTLLDSYRHESYQPEALEVGRLADWLGEHRPPDGEPGIMHGDAHLNNVLLRRDVPEVAAFVDWEMCTIGDPLLDLGWILVCWPDDPDPINAGRELAALGGLPSRTELVTAYADAGGRPTHHLDWYIAMACFKLAIVIEGTYSRYLAGQAHREAGERLHDSASRLIGLGVRVAAGENPFV, from the coding sequence ATCGACGACCGGGCCGCCGAAGTTCCCGGAACGCTTGACGCCGCGGCGGTGGCTGCGCTGAGCGCCTGGGTGCGCGGGCAGGGCATCGGCTCGGGCGTCAGCGATCTCGAACCACTGGCGGGCGGCACCCAGAACGTGGTGGTGCGACTCCGCGTCGACGGCCGTCCGCTCGTGCTGCGCCGGCCGCCGCCGCATCCGCGGCCCAACAGCAACCGCACCATGCAGCGCGAGATCGCGGTGCTGCAGACATTGGCCGGCAGCGCGGTACCGCATCCCGAGTTCGTGGCCGGCTGCGACGACCTCGACGTGCTGGGTGTCGTCTTTTATGTGATGGAGGATGTCGACGGGTTCAACCCGGCGACCGAGGTGGCGTCGGCGTACGTCGCCGATTCGCGGCTGCGGCACCAGGTCGGCCTCAACTACGCGGCCGACCTCGCTCGCCTGAGCGCAGCGCCGTGGCAGGGCCGCCCACTGCAGCAGCTGCACCGGCCGGGATCCTTTCTGGCGCGCCAGGTTCCGAACTTCCTGACGTTGCTCGACAGTTATCGGCACGAGAGTTATCAGCCTGAGGCGCTCGAGGTGGGGCGGCTGGCGGACTGGCTCGGCGAGCATCGGCCGCCCGACGGTGAGCCGGGCATCATGCACGGCGACGCGCATCTCAACAACGTTCTGCTGCGTCGCGATGTGCCCGAGGTCGCGGCGTTCGTGGACTGGGAGATGTGCACCATCGGCGATCCGCTGCTCGACCTCGGGTGGATTTTGGTCTGCTGGCCCGATGATCCCGACCCGATCAACGCCGGCCGAGAGCTGGCCGCACTGGGTGGGCTGCCGTCGCGCACCGAACTTGTCACCGCCTACGCCGACGCCGGCGGCCGGCCCACCCACCATCTGGACTGGTACATCGCGATGGCGTGCTTCAAGCTGGCGATCGTCATCGAGGGGACGTACTCGCGGTATCTGGCCGGGCAGGCGCATCGCGAAGCCGGTGAGCGCCTACATGATTCGGCGAGCCGGCTGATCGGCCTCGGCGTGCGGGTCGCGGCGGGGGAGAACCCCTTCGTCTAG
- the trxA gene encoding thioredoxin produces the protein MTTVNLSLDNFESTITDNTVVIVDFWAAWCGPCRAFAPVFDKSAQAHPDVVHAKVDTQAEQELAAALQIRSIPTIMAFREGVLVYSQPGAMPPQALEELITKVKALDMAKVRATIAARRTKADA, from the coding sequence ATGACGACCGTCAATCTCTCGCTCGACAATTTCGAGTCGACGATCACCGACAACACGGTGGTCATCGTCGACTTCTGGGCGGCCTGGTGCGGCCCGTGCCGCGCGTTCGCTCCGGTCTTCGACAAGTCCGCCCAAGCCCACCCCGACGTCGTCCATGCCAAGGTCGACACGCAGGCCGAGCAGGAACTGGCCGCCGCCCTGCAGATTCGATCGATTCCGACCATCATGGCCTTCCGGGAGGGGGTCCTCGTCTACAGCCAGCCCGGGGCAATGCCGCCGCAAGCTCTCGAGGAATTGATCACCAAGGTCAAGGCGCTCGACATGGCCAAGGTTCGTGCGACGATTGCCGCCCGTAGAACGAAAGCCGACGCTTAA
- a CDS encoding rhodanese-like domain-containing protein, giving the protein MTTSRMMVTAAALRGQLGSVNPPRVVDVRTPGEFRAVHIGGAYNVPLDLLREHRDEIRGHLDEHVVLVCRSGQRAVQAEQALRSAGLVNLHILDGGMNAWEAAGFDVNRGTPRWELERQVRFLAGIIVALSVLAGAFVPGAQWVAFVMGVGLAGAAATNTCVMGMMLARLPYNRGPKCDADEIVRQLVPSPPR; this is encoded by the coding sequence ATGACAACGTCACGAATGATGGTCACTGCGGCGGCGCTGCGGGGTCAGCTGGGTTCCGTCAACCCGCCGCGGGTGGTGGACGTGAGAACACCCGGCGAGTTCCGGGCCGTCCACATCGGCGGCGCCTACAACGTGCCATTGGATCTGCTGCGCGAACACCGCGACGAAATTCGCGGCCATCTCGACGAGCATGTCGTCCTGGTCTGCCGTTCGGGCCAGCGCGCGGTGCAGGCCGAACAGGCGCTGCGTTCAGCAGGACTGGTGAACCTACACATCCTCGACGGTGGCATGAATGCCTGGGAGGCAGCTGGTTTCGACGTCAACCGCGGCACGCCGCGGTGGGAGTTGGAACGGCAGGTCCGGTTTCTGGCCGGGATCATCGTGGCGCTCAGCGTCCTGGCCGGAGCGTTCGTTCCCGGGGCGCAGTGGGTGGCTTTTGTGATGGGGGTCGGACTGGCCGGCGCGGCCGCGACCAATACCTGCGTCATGGGCATGATGCTGGCCAGGCTGCCGTACAACCGGGGACCGAAGTGTGACGCCGACGAGATCGTGCGTCAGCTCGTACCGTCGCCACCGCGGTAG